The following is a genomic window from Flavobacterium sp..
TGATCAATTTCTAAATTGCCATTATATTGTGTTTTCGCAACTCCAACATATCGAAATTCATCTCGTAATCGGTGTGTAATTTTTAAATTACCATTTACATGTACAAAGGTTCCTTGCATCCAAAAATGATTTTCTGGAATACTAATTTTATTCATTGCTAGATTTCCATAGGAATAGGTGTTGTAATGACTAAATCCAACACTTCCCATAAACTTTTTAGTAAACTGATAATCTATTGAAGGCCGAATGAAATATTGTTGCTTTTCCGAAAATCCGTTGGCGTAGCGCATTGTTGCTTCAAATGAAATAGAAAACTTTTCAGTAATCATATTCTTTCCAAAATAGTGCAACCAAATATTATTATTGCTTTCTTTAAGTTGTGCAAAACTACTATACATGGTAAATAAGCTCGCTATTACTAAAAAGAACAGCGAGCTTCTATTGAACTTCATAAACATTTATTCTGTAATTAGATTTTTTCTAGAAGCTTTTGGATGTGAAGATAAAGGCTTGTGATTATCTAAACCTATAATAGTCACAGTTCCACCATCTTCATGTGCTTCATAATCATGTTTGAAATGCTCTAAATTTTCCATCACAGAATGATCTACTAATTTTGTGTTTTTCAAACAAATACTCACTTGATAGCCTGGTGGAATTTCCTCTAATTTTCTTTTAATTCCCAAATAATTAGAGAAAATAGCTGCTTTACTAATTTCTACTTTGTATTCATTATTTACAAAGGACACTACTGTAGGTGCTTTGAAGAAAGATGAAACAGGTGTTCCATTCAACACATGAATAATCATTTTCACCAACATTCCTGCTGCAATTCCAAGTAATAAATCTTCAAATAAAGTTACCAAAACTGTTACCGTAAAAATGAACAATTGTTCTTTTCCAATGTGTAACATATGAATAAATTCTTTTGGATGCGCTAATTTTATCCCAACACTAATTAACATGGCTGCTAATGCTGCGTTAGGAATCATTTCTAGTAACGGAGCAGCTAATAAAACGAAAAGTAAAATAAAAAATCCGTGAAAGAAATTTGCCCAACGTGTTTTAGCACCATTATTAACATTAGAAGAACTACGAGCTACTTCAGAAATCATTGGCAAACCACCAAAAAAAGCAGCAAGTGTATTCCCAATACCAACAGCAATTAAATCTTTGTTTGTATCTGATTTTCTTTTAAATGGATCTAATAAATCGATAGCTTTTACCGTTAACAAAGATTCTAACGTTCCCACCAAAGCAAACATAATCACATATTTAATAAATAATCCTGTTTGACTAATTCCTGAAAAATCAACATTCCAATTGATATTATCTACCAAGTTTCCGATTTTCACCAACGCATAAGGTGGTTCTGTGTGTGCAAAATCCATAAATAATTCGCACGGAATAGCAAATAACAATACTACTAAAGGAGCCGGAACCATCTTAATCGATTTATTTTTGATATACGGCCAACCCAACATAATTACTAAACTCACCACCCCAATAATAGAAGCTTTTGCATCTAAATTAATGATGAATTTTGGGATATTTAATAACAATTCTATCGGCCCCATTCCTTTTGCTAAAACAGGATTATCATTTAATAAAACTGGAATTTGTTTAGCAATAATAATAATTCCAATAGCTGCTAACATTCCGTGAATAGTAGAAAGGGGGAAGAAATCGGCTAATTTTCCTAATTTTAAAACTCCAAAAAGAATTTGGATAATTCCAGCCACAACCATTGCTCCTAAGGCTAATTTCCAACCTAAATCGTTGTTTCCTTGACCAAATTCAGCAACAGCGCCAGCAACAATAACGATTAAACCGGCAGCTGGCCCCTTAATTGTTAAGCGAGAACCCATAAAAAACGAAACAAACAAACCTCCTATAATCGCAGAAATTAATCCCATAATTGGAGGAAAATCTGAAGCTTTTGCAATTCCTAAACTTAAAGGTAAGGCTAATAAAAACACAATAAAACCAGAAATTGCATCCGATTTAAAATTCTCTTTTAAGCCTGCCAAACCATCAGCAGGTATATATTTTTTTATTTTTGAAGTCATTGTTAACTAATTTTATGATGATTTGTAAGGTAACTCATGGTATGTTTTCACATGAGGCCCAAGAAATAAACGAGCATAAATTCGGATTCCAGCAATACCAGAAACCACAAAACTTGATGCTACAAAAAAGGCAAGAACAATTTGATTACTGTCAATGTGACTAAAAATTAAATCCTCACCAATAAAGGTTGAAGTAATAGGAAATCCAGTAATTCCAAGTGTTGCCAATAAGAAAAAGAAAGCGAATTTCGGATGTTCATAAACATGTCCTAAATATTGACTAATTAAAATGCGCATTTCTATTTTTTTCAGCTGAAGCAAAGCAATATAACCTATGCCTCCTGCAAGAATAATTCCAACTAAATAAAAGGCAATTTCGTTTACACTAACTTTGTCGTTGAACACAATGGCTAAAGCAATCCAAAAATGATTTAACACCATTAATATCCATGCTAGAAACGGACTTTTTCGTTCTGAAAAGGATTTAAAAACAAATACCAATCCAATAAACGCAAAAACTTCTGGTAAAACCGAAATAAGTTGTTGTGGCAAATCTACTTTGAATTTATAAGCTAAAAAGCCCAATACAAAAAGCGGAATAAAAAAGTAATACACTCTTTTTATATCTAAGAAATCTAATGATTTTCCGATTGTTTTTAAGGGTTTCCAAAGTACTAAATTCAAGAAACCTTCCAAATTAAATTCCTTTAAAGCAAGAATATACAAAGTGTTTTCAATTCGTTTTGGAAAAAAGAAATTAGCTTTTTTACTTTTTGGTTGAAAATTGTAAAATTGGTCTCTAATCAAATAACTCACCACTGATGGCGAAACTAACAATTGATACGTTCTTAAAAAGGCATTTCCTGCAAAGTGAATTAGTGCCAAAGTTTCAAATCCTAATGCTATTTCGATGAAAATAATTCCTATTTGAGATATAGAACTATAAGCTACCTGACTTTTTACAGAAGATTGCACTCTCGCCATCAATGAAGCCGCAATACTAGTTGTAAATCCCATTAAACCAATAGCTATTCGCATAGTGGTTTGATGTTCCCAAAATGGATAGGTTCGTAACATCAGGAAAACCCCTAAATGCACAGATAATGAACCGTAAAAAATTGCACTTGAAGGTGTTGGTCCTTCCATTGCTCTTGGCAACCACGATGAAAACGGAATTTGAGCCGATTTTGCCGCAGCAGCACAAGCCAAACAAAGTGCTATAAAAACACCAATAAATGAATGACTTTGCAAATGTTCATTAACCAATTCATAATTATTCAACTTCATGAACGTAATATTTTCATGGAATAAATGATGGCTAGCCCACATGGTTAAAAGTAATCCAACATCGCCGATTCTATAAATTGAAAACACTTTAAATGCGTTTTTAACTGGCAAATAACGTTCTCTGTAAAAAGCGATTAATAAAAATGATGAAATTCCGATGATTTCCCAACCAATAAATAAGGTTTCGAAATTACCCGCTAAAATGGCCAAATTATAACCAAAAAAGAAAAACAAAACAGTATTAAAAAAACGTTTGTATCCTTTTTCTCGGTGTAAATAATAGCGACTATAAGTTGCTGTCATTGAGGTCAATAAAGCACCCACAAACAAGTAAACAGCGCCAATTTTATCAAAATAAAAATCTATAAAAAACTCATAATGCTCTGTCTTCAAAAGTGTAATTTCTTTTAAATTCAAATCTTCTGAACCATTGAAAATCCAAAAACCGATAAACAATACCAATCCTAAAAATTGAATAAAAACCGTTCCGAAAGCAATTCCCGAAATTAGTTTTTCGTTTTTTTCTGGTAAAAAGATACTTAGTATAAACCCTAAAAAAGGTATTATTATAAAATATTGAAGTATATGTTCCATGATATTACGCGTTAGTTAGAATTCCTACCGGAAGATTTTCCTTTGTTTTTTCAGCTAATGCTAACTCATTTTCAATATGACTAGCTTTTTGAATTGGTTGATATTCGATAAATTCCTCCTGTTCAAAAACGAATATTTGCTTCGTTTCTGGATGAATAACCGCTAATCGTAACCATTCGTTTTTATACCATTCATAAGTAGCAAGATTTTTTGAAATCGCTTTTTTAACTACTTCTGGATAATGCTCTACAACCGCTAATAATCGAATTGGATCATGAACTTCTATCATTTGACTGGGCAAACCTGGGCGCAAATCGCCATCAATACCGTTAGCAACACCAATTAATCCCATGACATTATGAGGTAATTTTGATCCAGCTCCTAATTTTTGATTGTCTACTCTCGAAAAATAATATTCCAAATTAATTCCTCCAGCTACTGGTGCTACTTGACCTAGAATTATGGCTAAATAATAACCCGAAACATCAATTTGATAATCATAAGAATTTAAAAATGAACGTCTGTCTAAAAACAATTGTTTCGACAAACTTCTTCTGCCTACAACGCACATTGCATTGGTAGCATGATTTAATTCTGGTCGAGGTTCAAATAAAGAAAAAGCTCGTTTTTTTACGTTTTCATGAATTTTTTCTATTGTTTCGGTTGAATCAATCGTATCAAATCTTCTAGAACGTTCTTTTGCGTTGTTTGCTAAAGCTATTCCAAAGGTGATTGCATTTTCATGATGTAACTTTTTATTGACATCGTTCAAAATATCTTCATCATAAAATGCAATTTCGTCGCGTGTGGTATCGTGTAAAGCTGGTAAAAATTGAGTTTCTGCTGGTATATTAATTCCTCGTTCTTTCAAAATAGCTCTCACATTTGGATGATTAGCCGCATAGGATGCTACTTTGGCATTTACCGAACTTGGTCTTCCACAACAAGCTCCACAATCGTATCCTGCATAATGTGTGTTATTTACACTTGTTGCTCCATGTCCAACTACATAAACAATAGGAGCAAAATCAGTTACCAATCCTATGCTTTTTAGTAATCCTTCAACCCTATTTGCCATTTCTTCAATGGTAAACCCAACTTGCAAATCATCAACTTTTTCATTGCTATTGTTTTCAATAACCAATTTTGATTTTTGATGCAAATGCTTGAAAGAAGCTGTAGTTGCAGGTGACATTGAAGGCTTGAAAATATTCAAAAACAACTTGAATGCTGATGAAAACCCTAAAGTTTGACTAATTATCCAACCAAATAACAATGAATGAGATTGCTTGTGATAATGTAAATCTTTAGCCTGTTTTTTCTTTCTATGTTCTTCTTTAATTAAAAATTTAGGTGTTACAGGTGCAGGACATAATTTTGTGTGAAATTTTCCACCAACAGGCTGAAAATAAAATTCAAAATTAAAAAACGCTGCTGTCCCAAAAGTTACTGCTTGTTTGTCGATATGTTCGATATGTCTTCTAAACGAACATTCTCTATCATCCATACAAAACAACCCTTGAAAACTTGGAATTTCTTTGACGTCGATTTCATTTACTTCTTTTACTCCAGATAATACCTCATCATAAAAGCTAAATTCAAAAGCTTGTTGCCAAATTGATAATACATCAAATAGCTCATTGTATTTAATGGTTTCAAACAAATGATATTCCTCTACTCTTACTTTTAGTCCTAATGGCGACCAATTACTATTGAACTTTTTATCTAAAACATCAATTTCTAAGAGTAATTCAAATTGCACTAATTCTTCAAAAGTAATGGGTTTGCTATCTAAAAGCGAACTTGGATTGGATTCAATAGTAGCAATCATACCACTCCATCCTGGATGCGAAAATTGTTGATCAAACAAATAATACTCGTACAACTCTTCTTTTCCAACAACAATTTCTAACAATTGTGTTATTGAAGCCTTATTGAATAGCAATTCTTTTACTCTTTTAGAAGTAAAAATTCCAGTAGCCGTGTTTTTTTCTAAAGCAATGATAGAGTTTAAAAAACCGTTTTCGTTTTCAGGAAAAGTCCACATAGCAATTCCTTGGTCTAAATAGCTACACAAAACTCTAAACAACAAACTATGTGTTGATTTTTCTAGATTTATAGCATATTCTTTTTTCCAATTGGCACGTAAATTTCCTATTCTTGATTGAACGGATTCATCATAGGATTGATGTAATAATTTATTTTTCCAAGTTTCTAGATGTTCAACTCCTTTGCATTTGGAAATAACATGGTTTAAAACCTGTTCTTTAATTTCATTTTTAGCAAATCTATTTCTAAACTCCGCCAAAGAAAGATAGGTTTTATAGCCGAAAATTGTATTAGCTTTTGCTAAAGCTTCTTGAAATTCTTTATGTTGAAATGCGTGTAATGTATTGTGATGCACAAAATCTTTCAACGGGTTTTGTGCTGGTAAATAATGGGTTAAATGATGAAGCACTTTTTGTTCATCAAAACCAACATTTTGTGTTTTCATTTT
Proteins encoded in this region:
- a CDS encoding DUF2309 domain-containing protein, with amino-acid sequence MKTQNVGFDEQKVLHHLTHYLPAQNPLKDFVHHNTLHAFQHKEFQEALAKANTIFGYKTYLSLAEFRNRFAKNEIKEQVLNHVISKCKGVEHLETWKNKLLHQSYDESVQSRIGNLRANWKKEYAINLEKSTHSLLFRVLCSYLDQGIAMWTFPENENGFLNSIIALEKNTATGIFTSKRVKELLFNKASITQLLEIVVGKEELYEYYLFDQQFSHPGWSGMIATIESNPSSLLDSKPITFEELVQFELLLEIDVLDKKFNSNWSPLGLKVRVEEYHLFETIKYNELFDVLSIWQQAFEFSFYDEVLSGVKEVNEIDVKEIPSFQGLFCMDDRECSFRRHIEHIDKQAVTFGTAAFFNFEFYFQPVGGKFHTKLCPAPVTPKFLIKEEHRKKKQAKDLHYHKQSHSLLFGWIISQTLGFSSAFKLFLNIFKPSMSPATTASFKHLHQKSKLVIENNSNEKVDDLQVGFTIEEMANRVEGLLKSIGLVTDFAPIVYVVGHGATSVNNTHYAGYDCGACCGRPSSVNAKVASYAANHPNVRAILKERGINIPAETQFLPALHDTTRDEIAFYDEDILNDVNKKLHHENAITFGIALANNAKERSRRFDTIDSTETIEKIHENVKKRAFSLFEPRPELNHATNAMCVVGRRSLSKQLFLDRRSFLNSYDYQIDVSGYYLAIILGQVAPVAGGINLEYYFSRVDNQKLGAGSKLPHNVMGLIGVANGIDGDLRPGLPSQMIEVHDPIRLLAVVEHYPEVVKKAISKNLATYEWYKNEWLRLAVIHPETKQIFVFEQEEFIEYQPIQKASHIENELALAEKTKENLPVGILTNA
- a CDS encoding DUF2490 domain-containing protein, yielding MKFNRSSLFFLVIASLFTMYSSFAQLKESNNNIWLHYFGKNMITEKFSISFEATMRYANGFSEKQQYFIRPSIDYQFTKKFMGSVGFSHYNTYSYGNLAMNKISIPENHFWMQGTFVHVNGNLKITHRLRDEFRYVGVAKTQYNGNLEIDHYDYRNRLRYMLLFNYPLMKKEEVTKLFALFGDEVFMNIGSNAGKTFLNQNRLIGGVGYNFDKNHQMQLSYIHQNIWNYTNTFQESNPTVRLTYVTNFDWRK
- a CDS encoding SulP family inorganic anion transporter; amino-acid sequence: MTSKIKKYIPADGLAGLKENFKSDAISGFIVFLLALPLSLGIAKASDFPPIMGLISAIIGGLFVSFFMGSRLTIKGPAAGLIVIVAGAVAEFGQGNNDLGWKLALGAMVVAGIIQILFGVLKLGKLADFFPLSTIHGMLAAIGIIIIAKQIPVLLNDNPVLAKGMGPIELLLNIPKFIINLDAKASIIGVVSLVIMLGWPYIKNKSIKMVPAPLVVLLFAIPCELFMDFAHTEPPYALVKIGNLVDNINWNVDFSGISQTGLFIKYVIMFALVGTLESLLTVKAIDLLDPFKRKSDTNKDLIAVGIGNTLAAFFGGLPMISEVARSSSNVNNGAKTRWANFFHGFFILLFVLLAAPLLEMIPNAALAAMLISVGIKLAHPKEFIHMLHIGKEQLFIFTVTVLVTLFEDLLLGIAAGMLVKMIIHVLNGTPVSSFFKAPTVVSFVNNEYKVEISKAAIFSNYLGIKRKLEEIPPGYQVSICLKNTKLVDHSVMENLEHFKHDYEAHEDGGTVTIIGLDNHKPLSSHPKASRKNLITE
- a CDS encoding proton-conducting transporter membrane subunit, which produces MEHILQYFIIIPFLGFILSIFLPEKNEKLISGIAFGTVFIQFLGLVLFIGFWIFNGSEDLNLKEITLLKTEHYEFFIDFYFDKIGAVYLFVGALLTSMTATYSRYYLHREKGYKRFFNTVLFFFFGYNLAILAGNFETLFIGWEIIGISSFLLIAFYRERYLPVKNAFKVFSIYRIGDVGLLLTMWASHHLFHENITFMKLNNYELVNEHLQSHSFIGVFIALCLACAAAAKSAQIPFSSWLPRAMEGPTPSSAIFYGSLSVHLGVFLMLRTYPFWEHQTTMRIAIGLMGFTTSIAASLMARVQSSVKSQVAYSSISQIGIIFIEIALGFETLALIHFAGNAFLRTYQLLVSPSVVSYLIRDQFYNFQPKSKKANFFFPKRIENTLYILALKEFNLEGFLNLVLWKPLKTIGKSLDFLDIKRVYYFFIPLFVLGFLAYKFKVDLPQQLISVLPEVFAFIGLVFVFKSFSERKSPFLAWILMVLNHFWIALAIVFNDKVSVNEIAFYLVGIILAGGIGYIALLQLKKIEMRILISQYLGHVYEHPKFAFFFLLATLGITGFPITSTFIGEDLIFSHIDSNQIVLAFFVASSFVVSGIAGIRIYARLFLGPHVKTYHELPYKSS